The genomic stretch taacttaaagcctcaaattgaaggttcctcaagttagggagactaagaattctcccaaaagtgatcatatgcaagaagtcatggataatatggttacccatattatccgtagttaacccgttttttatccgtcttaaatatggatcgggtcggataatttatccgttttttcatTATCCATTTTTtacccgaaccatatccgacccaACCTACCCATTTTCCACTCCTACATGCGCTATAATTCGATCTTATTAATTTTTGTGTGAATATTTGTGAATCGAGcttaataatattatttatatgTGTAGGATCACTTGGAAGTGATTCGGAAGTTTTCATGCAAAGTGAAGTAAAACAAGGAATAATCTGGAGAAAGTATAAGTTTGGTTCCCAAGTCCGGACAGTGAAGAGAGGGTCACTTCGCGTGACGGGGACTGAAGTAGAAGAGACCAGAAAAGTCCGGACAGCGAAGCGAGGTCACTTCGCGAGATCGGGACTGGAGCAGAAAATTTCAACTTTTCCTAGACGAATTAGGAGAAGCCCAAATCGCCACCACTAACCCTAGCTACTATAAATACATCAAGAAaatgtgtgtggggggggggagggagtcATACTTTGGACCGAGAGAGAGCACGGAGCCGCCGTTGAGGTCGGAATTCATCATATTCCATCTTTCTTCCATCAAACTTAGTAATCTTTACTTTTTTGATGATTTGTTTttttgctaccatgtctatgtggagctaaacttttTGTTGTAGGGTTGTGGTTGTCATGAATATTGTAGTTTATTAATTACATTACCGTTAATTCGAGTTATCATCTTTGGTTGTTTCTCTAATTTTGTGCATAATTACTTAAATATTTGGCCAGCAGTtgagttctatttactatctatgctatgtttGGGAAAGTCATGTTTAGATTAAAGTAGAATCAGAGAGAGCTTGTTTCTGAACCCGTGGCTTGAGGAAAGAtttcgcggttaggataggaatatacctaacagTCTTGCTTAGTTGAATACCGTATAATAGATTCATTACCATAGTAATATAGTGTTGATATATTATGGATAGACGGATAGTATTATGGGAACATGCTATTTATATAAACGATCCGGTCGCAACCATTGATAATCTAGATTAACAAGTGTGGTTATTGAACCCAATATAATTGATAAATCGACCACAACCCTGGAATCTTTATCTCCTCtgatcaaaatccaaccacaatcGCTTGCTCCCAATTAATTTTGCTAATTACTTATTTAATTTCCGCAATAGTAGTTtagtaaaaaaataatatttttgattATCTTGGATAGTAATTGATTTTAATTAGCTTAGTTAACGATTAATCTAAGTCTTTGTCGGTTCGCCTTtcgagtcactttattacttgacggtCACGTATACTTGTGTGTACTTGGGAAACCAACATGTATAAACGTAACTCAATCTTTCGTTTTATATTATCTGTGATAAATATCCGAAAATGACTCCATGCAAGGCCAGGATTTCCATCGCGCATATTTTGAGTGCTACACTTCCTCAAGACGGTAGAGTTCCTGCTATGTGACCAGGAGATAACGGGTTCGAAtcatggaaacaacctcttgccgAAATGCAGAGTAagactgcatacaatagacccttgtggtccggcttTTTCCTGGAGGGATTCCTCACATAACGAAAATTTAGTGTACCAGACTACCTTTTTTCACACTTTCTCAAGGCAGAAATGAAATTAAAGCTTTCTGGTTATAGCATGGAGGCAATTCAAATAGCCTAACTAGATTTCCATGGACAAATTATACTTGGTACGTATGTCACTAAGTAATTATGCAATATGCACAGTTTATGACGAAGTGTTAGATATACATGACCTTTTGAAAAACTAAAATCCTcaaataaaaaagtaaaataaaaaaggagGTATGCGATGGAAACATATAATGATGCAATGTGCTATACTAGTTGGTACTGCAGTGACTGAATTGGAACGAAGGTGGAAATAGCTATGAAAGAAAATTTGTATCTTTATTTCAATTCTATAACTATCTGATAGACTATCATGAATTTGGAAAGCACAATGCTCCGACCCCATCTCTATCTCTCTTTGTCGTTGGTGTTAGTTGCACGAGTAAAGTGAGAGATAGATGCATAAAAAGAGTGAGAAAACTACCAAAAAGTATGGTCTGATGGAGATTATATATAAGATTCTTCCACTCTTACTTAGAAGTTTTGAGTTTAAAtcctataaataaataaataaaatcctaataagaaataattttcttttaataaacttTTTATGCTACTTCCcttcttatttatatttttattaatgtgATACTTATGTTTTCCTGAGCTGAGTGTCTATTAGAAACATACTTTCTATCCTCATAAGGTAAGGGTAAGATCTGCATATATACTATCCTCTTCAGACTCTATGGTGTGGGGTAAGATTGGATATGTTGTTGTTGCCATATAATTATAAAAAAGGAGAGACAGAGAGATTTTCTTAGGATAATGGTTGTTTAAGAGAGCTTTTCTAGAGATATTAAGGTCAAGGGTCATAGTTTCTTGATGCAGGATTACCCCACCACTGGATTATGGGAAGACAAAAAGCCCACTAAGAATATGTGGGACCCAATACTTCTACCTATAATAGGGCCCACAACCTTACCGGCTTACCCTTTTGGTCTGGTCTATTAATCTGTttgatttcatttttctttttttttcataaatattGTGTAAAAGTCCTCTATTGGCCATGATACCAAACCTTTTCATGCATTTTTGGACCCAATATATTGTGTTCCTAACTACTGCATATAAATCATAGTGTTTCCTCCCTTGCCATTTTACCTCTCTTCTTCAACAATTTTCCAACCCTCTTCTCTACACTCACTTCAGTTGCTAGCTATCCATTTTAGGAAATCAAATTAAGCTCGATTTTTGACACAAAAGATGAATCTATCAGTTAATGGTCAATCACAAGTGCCTCCGGGTTTTCGTTTCCATCCAACTGAGGAAGAGCTTCTTCACTATTACTTGAGGAAGAAAATTGTTAACGACAAGATAGACCTTGACGTAATCCGTGAAGTTGATCTTAACAAGCTCGAACCATGGGACATTCAAGGTGAGACCCATCATCAAGTTGTGCATTTTTCCGTTTATATGATCCTATTTTCTGTATGGCTCAAAAAGATTGACcattttttaaatttgaaaataatttaacttaataTGTGTCAGAGAAGTGCAAAATAGGATCGACGCCACAAAATGATTGGTACTTCTTCAGTCACAAGGACAAGAAATATCCAACCGGGACACGCACAAATCGTGCCACTGCTGCAGGGTTTTGGAAGGCTACAGGTCGGGACAAAGTAATATACGGCAATTGTAAAAGAATAGGAATGCGAAAAACCTTAGTCTTTTATAAAGGACGTGCCCCACATGGTCTGAAATTAGATTGGATCATGCATGAGTATCGTCTCGACGACAACAATACTCCCCAAGAAGCCGTCAACTTTTGTGTACGTACCCCAATCTTTCTGATGCAGTATATAACATGTCTTATTTTCGAGATTACAGAATTTCACTTTTTACATATTGTAGTCTTTTTTTTAAGATTACAGAATTTCACTTTTTACATATTGTAGCATGTAACCTGtcttattttcaagattaaatttTTTTACTAGCATGTACCCTGTCCTTTCAAGATTATAAAAGTACTTTTTATGGAGGGTTACCTATATATATCTTTATAGTGACCTGATAACGTAAGAACTCGTTTAATTTACATATCCAGGCCTCTGATTCAGCTGCTCAGGAAGAGGGTTGGGTGGTTTGCCGTGTTTTCAAGAAGAAGAATCACCATAAGGTACTTGAAAGTCCTCAAATCTCCTCTGTCGTCACTAGGACTCTTATTCAGAATCAAAACACCGATGGCGTACTTGATCAAATACTCATGTACATGGGAAGGTCATGCAATAAAAAACATGATCAAACCAGACACATGAGCAATATCCAGCAGTTCAACAACAATGAAAACATTCAATTTGATACTAATAATATGCAAATCAGCAGTCCTGGAATTAGTGAAGGGCGCAATTTCTTACACCTTCCCGAGCTGGCGAATCATCGTCAAGTTCATCAAGATTGCAGCTTTGATGAGATCATGTCGTCAACAGGAACTGATCAACATTATTCTTGCATGAATAATTACCACGAGGAGAGCGATAAAAAAGCCGACTGGGTAGCCCTAGATCACCTGGTGGCTTCTCAACTTAATGGCCATCTCCAAACATCAAGCAACAACTTATACTTTCCTCTATCTCATGAGGCACAGCTAACACAGaatgatgttgatgatgatgttgaattTCTTACCTATTCACAATCATCACCATTAAGCAATTTGTTGGTATAAATCAAATTATATACTACACCAAACTTAGATAAACTAATATATATTACTACTATATCCAGTTAGAAGTATGTACGTGCGTAGTTCAAGTAGGTCCAGATAATAGCACCTATTCTGAGTGATGAGATAACGATACTACTTGTTTCCTTTATATTCAAATTGATTACGAGCCGTTCATATTTTCTTTGAAAGGGGACATAGTCAACTGGATTATCTTTTCCTAATAACGTTGTCCCCTGTTTGATCATTATATTGTCTATACACAAAGATACTCTCTTTCATGGTCTTTAATTTCGGTTGATGATTTGGTCATATTTCCCAATTATATCATGTGTAGTATTTATTTTGTTCATCTAGCACAGATTTGTCATGAACACAAAGATTATAAATTATTAGATCTCTACAAAAAATAGTATATAATctattaaataattaaaactaTTCCAGATAAACTATTAAATTTATATTATACCAACAAATAAATTATTAGATTCTCCAAATAGTAGGGTAGGTGTGCACAAAGGCAAGTAGTCGTGTTTAGCACGAGTAGGTACAAAATGGTCATGCTAAGCATGAGTATATTTCAAGTGGCCTTGCTGAATACGGGCAAGTTCCAAGTGCTCGTGCTAAGCACAGGTAGGTCCAAGTATCTGTGCTAAGCACATGGTAGGTTTCAAGTGGCCGTGCTGAGCAAATAGGTTCCAAGTGGTCGTGCTGAGCACAAATAGGTTTCGAGCGACCGTGTTGAGCATAGGTAGGTTCCAAGTGGCCGTGCTGAGCACGAATAGGTTCTAAGTGGTCGTGCTGAGCACGAATAGGTTCTAAGTGGCCGTGCTGAGTACTGATAAGTTCCAATTGATCGCGCTGAGCACGTATAGGTTCCAAGTGGTCGTGTTGAGCACGAGTAGGTTTCGAGTGACCGTGTTGAGCATGGGTAGGTTCCAAGTGGCCGTGCTGAGCACGAATAGGTTCTAAGTGGTTGTGCTGAGCACGAATAGGTCCAAGTATCTGTGCTAAGCACATGGTAGGTTTCAAGTGGCCGTGCTGAGCAAATAGGTTCCAAGTGGTCGTGTTGAGCACAAATAGGTTTCGAGTGACCGTGTTGAGCATGGGTAGGTTCCAAGTGGCCGTTCTGAGCACGAATAGGTTCTAAGTGGCCGTGCTGAGTACTGATAAGTTCCAATTGATCGCGCTAAGCACGTATAGGTTCCAAGTGGTCGTGTTGAGCACGAGTAGGCTCCAAGTAGTTGTACTAAGCACGGGGTGGGTTCCAACTACTATGTGCAAGGGTAGGTTCCAAGTGATCGTGCTGAGCACGGATAAGTTTCAACTTTCAAGTGACTGTGTTGAGCAAGGGTAAGTTCCAAGCAGTCATGCAAAGCACGTGTAGGTCTCAGGTGCACATGCAAAGCATGAATAGGTTAAAAGTATCGTGCTGAGTACGGGTAGATTCCAAGTGGCTGTGCAGAGCACAGGTAGTTTTCAAGTGACCGTGTAGAGCACGATAGATTCCAAGTAGCCGTGCAAAGCAGTGTTTGTTGCTCAATCAGTTTGTCCTTCAATTCAGGAAGTACCAATGAAGCATGCCTAGTTGTTCTTGCTTGTAAGGAGGTCATTTCACGAGTTACAACATTGTCCATTGGCATAGAATTACTATCTGCAGTTAATTACTAGTAACCTCATACACGCCATTAATTGTACTTACTGAATGAGATATGTAAATGCTACAAAAGTAGTCCAATAACATATCACCCTATCCATTGTCAACAATGATTAAACTGAAAAACATGCAAAAATTGACAGAGCAATTATTGTTCTTCACCAGACAAGATGCTAGTCCAAGAAATTATATGACATGCTTAAGTACAAATACATAGAAAAATTTGACAACACGTAAGTTAAACAAAACTTCAAAATAAAACTGATCTACAAGATTTGCACTTTAATTCTCACCATCACTTCAACCATTTCAAAGCTGATCATGAGATCCTTAATTCTTTTGGATTTGCTCACAATTCAAACTCGTCGTCCTTTAATGCCTCAGCCGCGGCCTCTTCCTCTTCGTCATCAATAACAAAGTATGGATTGTGTACCTCAGGCTTGAATTTATATCCAGTGAACAGATAAAAAGCCAGAGATGCAATTTCCCCTGCCACTACACTAGTCCAAAGATACCTATACGATGTAATTGTTTCTAACGCGTAAACCACAACCCTTGTAAAATAAATATAACATATAACCACGACGTAGTATTGCCTAAAGAGTGTCAATTTCATCAAATTCACTGCAGCTTTTCCATCAGATTTTGCAGCCTCGCGCAAATTCTTAATTGACCAAACTATAGGGAAAAGAACCGCGCAACAACAGATCACATCAACGAGCAAGAAAACCTGTTTCCATGTCACCCATTCTTCGCCATAAGGTCCATTTTCATCTATCACAACTTGAGCTATGTTTGCTACAACTTGAAGTGGTATCACAATCATCAAAACCTTCTTCTCCTTGTCCTGTAAATAAGGTTTGAGAAATGACCAACCCGTACCAATCAACACGATCAACGTAAACAACATTATCCCTTTCAAGAAACTAAAAATATAGAACAAAACATCCCATCCATGAGCACTACCCGTTCGTTTGATATAAGATTTGTCCTCTGCTTCACATAACAAATTCAACGCTTTTAATAAAATCACCGCTAGCATGAAAAAATGAATCGCGTGAATGGTAAGTCTCTTCTTATACAACACGAAAATCCAAAAGATCACCAAGGAGAAATAAACAAGCGAAAACAGGAAATAAATCCTAGGTAAAATCGCCTTGCCAGCAGAGAGATAATCGCGGTTGCCTGATTTGGAATCGAGATTGTACATAGCTGATCGAACGGACATAGTAACTTTGAGTTGAGGACAGCAATTAGCAAACACAAGAGAGTACTGATCAGCATCTGTTTCGACAAAAAGTGTGTCGAAAGAAGAGTTGTCACGAAGTTTGTCAAAGGTGTAGACAACCTTAACAATATCAGATTGGAGAGCACACGTTATTTCGGCATCCTCAATTTGTTCAAGAACATGCATCCACGTATCACGTGTACAAAGAAAGAAACCAACTTTGGATAGATCAAGATTTGCAGGACTGTTTGGGACACCAAGTGAAATTTTTGAGACATTGAGTTCTAATCTACCACGATGTGTGAATCCGAATTCATCGAATGGTATAATTGGACGATCATCTGAACGAAGGTCAGAATATCTGATTTCAGCTAGAGAAAATGGATAAAATGATGCAAtaaagagaaagaagagaaaagaaattttGCGCAACATGATGTAATTAGGTGGATTGAAAATGGAGGATAAGCAAATTaaatggtcttttaatttttcttGTGATTTACATATTGGTTTTTGTGTGCAGTGTACGTTAAGAAAGAGAAGGGACACAATGTACTTCTCCTTCTGATTTGAGAAATGGAATTACTCTTTAAGGAAATAGGAGATGCTATAAATGGGAAAGAGATTAAATCTGTATGAATTTCCAGAAATGGAAATGCGGTTATGTTTAGTTTAGTTAGTTGGATGTATGAGGCAAAAATTATTTACATTTTTCCAATTGTGTCACCCGTTCGAATCTCATGGTCTAGAGATGAATCGTAGCATCACAAGTAGGATTTCCCTCCTTATTTCAGTGATTATAAAGTTTTAATCATAGTAATTATTGTCGAATAAGATTTTCTTACGTACTTGTTAGTtatgtaaaaaataataaaaaatgaatTACTGTCACATATGTACTGTTGAAGATGTCAAAttgtcccacatcggttgggAAGTAGAGTTGGGaggattttcccctataaaaaaggtctaatgtttaggatttagatACACCTCTcattgccttcttatcttcttaagacatttgtatcttctctctttagtattatttcacttgtatttttggagtggaataaaatattggttgtgtccgaggagtaggcaaaattagccgaacctcgtaaattctggtgttccttttgttgttgctttattgtcttatttattatttggtgactgtcataatttttggtatagtagttgtgacttattcacactatatacatttggcttccgcaacaattggtatcagagccaaggtactgtctaagtatgctatgtggttgcagcatagtctgatcttccacatcagaaaagatttatcttggtaactgagtcaaggttctgtctgagtatgctctgtggttgcagcttagtctgatcttctacatcagaaaggaaataatcttgatttgtgtcgtcagctattaaataatatttgtgtcaaatatgggagacaataaacaagaagaatctacatcaagtgtcaacaatacgtcatcattggcatcttcgcttatgacaagaattgtgtcaaatgcgaaatttgcggtagaaatatttgacgggtccggacattttgggatgtggcaaggcgaggttctagatgtcctttttcaacaagggctagatctggccattgaagaaaagaaaccagatgttattggagaagaagattggaagattctcaaccgtgttgcttgcggtaccattcgatcctaccttgctagagagcagaaatatccatacacaaaggaaacttctgcaagtaaattatggaaagcactggaggataaatttttgaagaaaaacagtcaaaataaattgtacatgaagaagagactgtttcacttcacctatgttcctggtaccacgatgaatgaacatatcaccagtttcaataagttggtcacagatttgcaaaatatggatacaacttatgatgatggtgacttggccttgatgttgttggcgtcacttcctgatgagtacgagcaccttgaaactactctactccatggaaatgacgaagtttctctcagagaagtttgttcggctttgtacagctatgaacaaagaaagcgagaaaaatagaagggcggagaaggagaagcactatttgtgaggggtcgtcctcaaaatcaaacgaggacaaagaagggaagatccaagtcaagatccagacccagcaaagatgaatgtgccttttgtcgagaaaaggggcactggaagaaagactgtccgaagttgaagaataaggccaaacataacaatggaaaggccattatggattcaaatgtagctgattgtgatgattcagacttctcattagttacaacagagtcatcaacatcatcagacatatggttgatggactcggcttgtagctatcatatgtgtcccaacagggactggtttgtggaatttcaagaaggagaatatggagtcatccacataGCGGacaacagccctcttacctcatatggaattggttcaatacgattaaggaaccatgatggaatgatcagaacattaacagatgttcgatatgtaccggatttgaagaagaatctcatctctgtaggagccctcgaatcaaaagggttcaaaatcattgcagaaaatggagtgatgagagtatgctccggtgcactagtggtaatgaaggctaatcggaagaataataatatgtaccgctatcgtggcagtacagttattgggacagcgacagtgacatccagtgacgacaaagaggcagaagcaaccaagctatggcacatgcgcttgggacatgctggaggaaaatccttgaaaactctatcagatcaaggattgttaaaaggagtaaaggcttgcaacttggagttttgtgagcattgtgttaaagggaaacagacaagggttaaatttggtacaacgatccataatactaaaggcattttggattatgtacactctgatgtttggggtccttccaaaacaccttcattgggtgggaagcactattttgtaacctttgttgatgatttttcccgaagagtatgggtgtatacaatgaagagcaaagatgaagtgttgggaatttttctcaaatggaagacgatggtggagaatcaaacaggcaagaggatcaagtgtattcgcacagacaatggaggtgaatacaaaaatgatcatttcaataaggtctgtgaaaatgatggcatcgtccgacacttcactgttagacatacaccacaacagaatggagtggcagaacgtatgaaccagaccttgctggagaaggtacggtgtatgttgtccaattctggcttgggcaaagaattttgggctgaggcaattacatatgcatgtcacctcattaatcgtctaccatatgctgctattgatggcaagacaccatttgaaaaatggtatggaaagcctgctgtagattatgactctttgcacgtgtttggctcaactgcatattatcatgtgacagagtcaaaattggatccaagggcaaagaaggctatttttatgggaattacttctggagtcaaaggatatcgcttatggtgtcctatgacaaagaaagtaatattcagcagggatgttacctttgatgaatctgctatggtaaataaggtaacagaagataccaaacaaaatgaagatgcttctaagcaggtggagtttgagggaaaatttatttttcctacacaagaagcagaggaggaaacaaatgaagattaccctctggaaggagagccagtagaggagattccaactcaggaatctcaacaacaacttgaatcaatagcaaccagcaggccaaaaagaacaataacgaaacctgttcgtctcatagagacggttgcttgtgcaacctcaattgtagctgatgatgttcctactacttataaagacgctgtccaaagttcagaagaagataagtggaggattgccatgaatgatgaaatacagtcccttcatcagaatcatacatggagattggccaatctcccgaagggaaagaaagcaattgggtgcaaatgggtatttgcaaagaaggaaggatttcctaaccaagtagatgttcgctacaaagcaagattggtggccaaaggatatgctcaaaaggagggaattgattacaatgaagtattttctccagttgtaaaacattcctccattagaattatgttggctttggtagcacaattggatttggaactagttcagatggatgtaaaaactgcatttttacatggaaacttggaggaggaaatctacatgactcagccagaaggattcaaagttgttggaaaagaaaatatggtgtgcaaacttgaaaaatcgttgtacggattgaaacaatcttctagacaatggtacaagcgatttgacgagtttatgttgcggcaatggtacaagagaagcaaatacgatcattgtgtatatttgcgcaagcttaaagatggttcttttgtatatcttctcctatatgttgatgatatgttgatagcttccaagaatttggaagaaattgataagttgaaaattcaactgaagaaggagttcgagatgaaggatttgggtgaggcaaagaaaattcttggcatggagataataagagatagacgttcaaagaaactctgtttatctcagaaagaatatttgaaaagagtactacaacgttttggcatagatgacaagactaagccagttagtactccacttgctccccattttaagctaagtactaatatgtcgccaatggatgaagctgaacgagagtatatgtcaaaggtaccatacgcaaatgttgttggtagcttgatgtatgcaatggtttgcacaaggcctgacatttcacaagctgttggagttattagcagatatatgcacaatccagggaaggagcattggcaagctgtgaagtggattctacggtatattcataatactgtagatgtcgggttagtttttgagcaggaagacaatcagtctgtagttggatattgtgactcagattttgcgggtgatctggacaaacgaagatcaactactggttatgtgtttacttttgcaaaggcaccagttagttggaagtctactttgcagtcaacagttgctttgtctacaacagaggcagagtacatggctattacagaggctgtgaaggaggcaatttggcttcaaggattgctaaaggagcttggtgttgaacaaaaaggtatcacatttttttgtgatagtcaaagtgttattcaattagcaaagaaccaagtttatcatgtaaggacgaagcacattgatgttcggtatcattttgtacgagaaatcattgaagaaggtggagtcacggtgaagaaaattcatactacagagaatcctgctgatatgctgacaaaagtggtgactacgatcaagtttcaacattgtttggatttgatcaacattgttgaacactgaagattgaagatgaagacacaaccaaaatttgttattgagagagaattgaaggtatggaattttgccaaggtggagatttgttgaagatgtcaaattgtcccacatcggttgggaagtagagttggggggattttcctctataaaagaaggcctaatgtttaggatttagatACACaactcatttgccttcttatcttcttaaggcatttgtatcttctctcttaagtattatttcacttgtatttttggagtggaataaaatattggttgtgtccgaggagtaggcaaaattggccgaacctcgtaaattctggtgttccttttgttgttgctttattgtcttatttattatttggtggctgtcataaattttggtatagtagttgtgacttattcacacaaTATACATTTGACTTCCGCAATATGTACCATAGTGTCAAATCCTTTtattgatttctttctttcttgaaccattccaaaaattgagacatatttatataaaataatttaaaacatttttataggctaagttgctcggactcaAATGTCGAATCTTTCATGATCTAAATTTTAAGATTGGAGGTTCGGATCAGGCACGTATATGGGTGCATggatttggctaaaaataattcaataatctaaaagaattataaaattaaatttaaattttgagaCATTATATGAAAAACTTACAAGATTTTctgagaaggaaaaaaaaaatagaaatttcta from Nicotiana sylvestris chromosome 12, ASM39365v2, whole genome shotgun sequence encodes the following:
- the LOC104232699 gene encoding NAC domain-containing protein 43-like; amino-acid sequence: MNLSVNGQSQVPPGFRFHPTEEELLHYYLRKKIVNDKIDLDVIREVDLNKLEPWDIQEKCKIGSTPQNDWYFFSHKDKKYPTGTRTNRATAAGFWKATGRDKVIYGNCKRIGMRKTLVFYKGRAPHGLKLDWIMHEYRLDDNNTPQEAVNFCASDSAAQEEGWVVCRVFKKKNHHKVLESPQISSVVTRTLIQNQNTDGVLDQILMYMGRSCNKKHDQTRHMSNIQQFNNNENIQFDTNNMQISSPGISEGRNFLHLPELANHRQVHQDCSFDEIMSSTGTDQHYSCMNNYHEESDKKADWVALDHLVASQLNGHLQTSSNNLYFPLSHEAQLTQNDVDDDVEFLTYSQSSPLSNLLV
- the LOC104232700 gene encoding protein CANDIDATE G-PROTEIN COUPLED RECEPTOR 7-like — encoded protein: MLRKISFLFFLFIASFYPFSLAEIRYSDLRSDDRPIIPFDEFGFTHRGRLELNVSKISLGVPNSPANLDLSKVGFFLCTRDTWMHVLEQIEDAEITCALQSDIVKVVYTFDKLRDNSSFDTLFVETDADQYSLVFANCCPQLKVTMSVRSAMYNLDSKSGNRDYLSAGKAILPRIYFLFSLVYFSLVIFWIFVLYKKRLTIHAIHFFMLAVILLKALNLLCEAEDKSYIKRTGSAHGWDVLFYIFSFLKGIMLFTLIVLIGTGWSFLKPYLQDKEKKVLMIVIPLQVVANIAQVVIDENGPYGEEWVTWKQVFLLVDVICCCAVLFPIVWSIKNLREAAKSDGKAAVNLMKLTLFRQYYVVVICYIYFTRVVVYALETITSYRYLWTSVVAGEIASLAFYLFTGYKFKPEVHNPYFVIDDEEEEAAAEALKDDEFEL